A single genomic interval of Methanomassiliicoccales archaeon harbors:
- a CDS encoding dihydroxy-acid dehydratase (catalyzes the dehydration of 2,3-dihydroxy-3-methylbutanoate to 3-methyl-2-oxobutanoate in valine and isoleucine biosynthesis), protein MRSDMVKDGIYKAPSRSLFRGTGLCDEDFEKPFVGIANSWNEIIPGHIHLDRLVEEIKKGISEAGGVPFTFGVPGICDGIAMGHEGMRYALTSRETIADCVELMAQAHWFDGWVGVTNCDKITPGMLMAAGRLDIPAIMITGGPMESGKLDGGKIDVQSVFEVLGEYNAGKATADDVLRVECAACPGEGSCSGLFTANTMACLTEVMGMSLTGCGSMLATDKRKRDLARATGRRIVQLIKEGGTPRQ, encoded by the coding sequence ATGCGCAGCGACATGGTCAAGGACGGCATCTACAAGGCCCCCAGCAGAAGTCTGTTCAGGGGCACTGGTCTTTGCGATGAGGATTTCGAAAAGCCATTTGTAGGGATAGCCAACTCCTGGAATGAGATCATTCCGGGTCACATTCACCTGGATCGCCTAGTGGAAGAGATAAAGAAGGGCATCTCAGAGGCTGGAGGGGTTCCATTCACCTTCGGTGTACCGGGCATATGCGACGGTATCGCCATGGGACACGAGGGCATGAGGTACGCCCTCACTTCGAGAGAGACTATCGCCGATTGCGTCGAGCTCATGGCCCAGGCCCACTGGTTCGATGGTTGGGTGGGGGTGACAAACTGCGACAAGATCACCCCGGGAATGCTGATGGCCGCCGGTCGGCTAGACATTCCCGCCATCATGATCACCGGAGGGCCCATGGAGTCGGGTAAGCTCGATGGGGGGAAGATCGACGTGCAGTCCGTGTTCGAGGTGCTGGGCGAGTATAATGCGGGAAAGGCCACCGCCGATGATGTGCTGAGGGTCGAGTGTGCGGCCTGCCCAGGAGAAGGATCCTGCTCGGGGCTGTTCACCGCCAACACCATGGCCTGCTTGACCGAGGTCATGGGAATGAGCCTCACCGGATGCGGGTCAATGCTCGCAACCGATAAGAGAAAGAGAGATCTCGCCCGCGCTACAGGACGGCGCATCGTGCAGCTCATCAAGGAAGGGGGTACTCCACGTCAGAT
- a CDS encoding 30S ribosomal protein S10, translating into MSQRARISLSGTEPKKVDMVCNQIKAISQRTGVAIRGPIPLPTKRLVVPCRKSPDGEGCETWDRWEMRIHKRLIDLDADERALRQLMRIQVPDGVNIEIVLRS; encoded by the coding sequence ATGTCACAGAGAGCAAGGATCTCACTGAGCGGAACCGAACCAAAGAAGGTCGACATGGTCTGCAACCAGATCAAGGCCATCTCCCAGAGGACTGGGGTGGCGATCAGGGGACCCATTCCACTTCCAACGAAGAGGCTGGTCGTCCCATGCAGGAAGTCACCTGACGGGGAGGGCTGCGAGACTTGGGACCGCTGGGAGATGCGGATCCACAAACGCCTCATCGATCTGGACGCTGATGAGAGAGCGCTGAGGCAGCTGATGAGGATCCAGGTCCCAGACGGTGTCAACATCGAGATCGTGCTTCGTTCCTAA